TAATTGACTCCGAGAAAGGAGGGACTGGTAAGTCCTGGTTTTCTCGGGTCATGCACCATACGCTAGAGCAACGTGGCATCGCCTTCATTGGGGTAGATGCCGATACCTCTAATCCGACCTACCACAACGTCTATTCAGAAACACAGTTAGTGCCGTTTAGCATCGCTCCCAAAGAAGAGGACTTGCCGGATGTCCTGTTCGATATGGCAACTCAAGCTGATTTAGTGGTGAGTCTTCCCGCTCAGGCACATCGGGCCGTCCATCATTGGATTGTGCAAAAGGATGTGATTGAAACAGGCAAAGCTCATGGCATACATCTGCGGACCTGGTGGATTAGTGATGGCGAAGATGATTCCCTCAACTTATTCTGTGAAGCGGTTGAAGCCTATGCGGGAGCAATGGACTATGTGTTTGTCAAGAATCAAGGCCGCTGTGATGAGTGGGCCTACTTTGACAGTCATACCCGGACGCAGGAAATTTTAGCCAAGTACAAAATCCCGACGATCGAGTTCCCCAAATTGTCTGATTTACGACGGATTCCGATCAATGCTGAACGCCAAAGATTTGCGGATGCGGCTGTCGCCAAAGACTTTGGTGTACTCGGCCGGGGCCAGGTAACAAAGTATCTCCAAGTTTGTGATCAACTGCTAGATACGGTGGGGGCCTTTAACGCGGCCTCGCCTGCGCCATCGGAAACGGCGACTGGAGCGCCGCAAAAAAAGGGAAAGAACTCGGCACAGGCCGCCTAAACCTCGTATTTCTGGGTGTGATTCTGATTGTATTGACCATTTATAGTTTGTGAGCTTTCACCGATGTTTCGTAATCAACCACCGAAAAAGCCGAATCGCGGCAATCATAATGCATCACCATCACATGATCCGGATTCAACTTTAGCGTCGAGCAACTTAGCAAAATCTGACGGCACCCATCCGATCCCGCCGAAAACCCCCTTTGAGCAGATCTTAGCGATGTTAGATGACAGTGCTAAATTGCAATTGTTACGAGCGATGCAGGCTTATCATGTAGACCCAGACGATGGCTTCAGC
Above is a genomic segment from Romeriopsis navalis LEGE 11480 containing:
- a CDS encoding mobilization protein MobD-like protein, whose product is MPTIHLIDSEKGGTGKSWFSRVMHHTLEQRGIAFIGVDADTSNPTYHNVYSETQLVPFSIAPKEEDLPDVLFDMATQADLVVSLPAQAHRAVHHWIVQKDVIETGKAHGIHLRTWWISDGEDDSLNLFCEAVEAYAGAMDYVFVKNQGRCDEWAYFDSHTRTQEILAKYKIPTIEFPKLSDLRRIPINAERQRFADAAVAKDFGVLGRGQVTKYLQVCDQLLDTVGAFNAASPAPSETATGAPQKKGKNSAQAA